The following proteins are encoded in a genomic region of Aliiroseovarius sp. F47248L:
- a CDS encoding NADP-dependent isocitrate dehydrogenase, translating into MTDTSQPDILYTIVDEAPELASASFLPIIKRFASAAGVTVGTKDISLAARIISAFPEYLTEAQRQPDDLAELGKLVKTPDANVIKLPNISASVPQLVAAVEELQAQGYALPDYPEEPKTDDEKAIRARYDAIKGSAVNPVLREGNSDRRAAKAVKNFAQNNPHSMGDWSSDSKTKVSSMPDNDFYANEKSATITADQAGNAKIEFVGKDGSVTVLKDGWTLDEGTIADATFMSARALGAFLADAIEDTKKDGTMFSLHMKATMMKVSDPIIFGHAVKAWLAPVFEKFGDKLEALGVNPNSGMGDLLERVEGDAEIMSAIDALTAERPAMYMVDSDKGITNLHVPSDVIIDASMPAVIRAGGKGWDAAGKKGDTNCVIPDRCYATVYDETINFFKENGKLDVTTAGAVANVGLMAQKAEEYGSHPTTFEAPADGTIRIVLASGDTLHSHDVEAGDIWRACTVKKAPIENWIELAMDRQRLTGSEAIFWLDANRAHDAELIKYVKPALEKAGVADKFQIMAPREATRQSLETITAGKDSIAITGNVLRDYLTDLFPILELGTSAKMLSIVKLMQGGGLFETGAGGSAPKHVQQLVEENHLRWDSMGEFCALGESLNFLADAKGNAKAGVLGRAAEDATQGILDNNRSPSRKVGEPDNRDSHYWFARYWAEALAAQTVDAEIAAEFAPVAKALADGESTILAEIAAAQGPAADIGGYYHPSVEKKAKVMRPSATLNAIIG; encoded by the coding sequence ATGACCGATACATCGCAACCAGACATTCTGTATACCATCGTAGACGAAGCGCCCGAGCTGGCCAGCGCCTCGTTCCTGCCGATCATCAAGCGTTTTGCGTCGGCGGCCGGTGTGACCGTCGGCACCAAAGACATCTCGCTTGCCGCGCGCATCATCTCGGCGTTCCCGGAATACCTGACCGAAGCCCAGCGCCAACCCGATGACCTTGCAGAGCTTGGAAAGCTGGTGAAAACGCCAGACGCGAACGTAATCAAGCTGCCCAACATCTCGGCCTCGGTCCCGCAGCTTGTTGCCGCAGTCGAGGAGCTTCAGGCACAAGGCTATGCCCTGCCCGACTATCCCGAAGAACCCAAAACCGACGACGAAAAGGCCATCCGCGCGCGCTATGATGCGATCAAGGGATCTGCCGTGAACCCGGTTCTGCGCGAAGGCAACTCAGACCGCCGCGCGGCCAAGGCGGTAAAGAACTTTGCCCAGAACAACCCGCACTCGATGGGCGATTGGTCGTCAGACAGCAAGACCAAGGTTTCGTCCATGCCGGACAACGATTTCTATGCCAATGAGAAATCGGCCACCATCACCGCCGATCAGGCAGGTAACGCAAAGATCGAGTTTGTCGGCAAGGATGGCAGCGTTACGGTTCTGAAGGACGGCTGGACGCTGGACGAAGGCACCATCGCGGACGCCACCTTCATGTCAGCCCGCGCGCTGGGCGCCTTCCTGGCGGACGCGATCGAGGACACCAAGAAAGACGGCACCATGTTCTCGCTTCACATGAAGGCGACCATGATGAAGGTCTCGGACCCGATCATCTTCGGTCACGCGGTGAAAGCTTGGCTGGCCCCGGTGTTCGAAAAATTCGGCGACAAGCTGGAGGCGCTGGGCGTCAACCCGAACTCCGGCATGGGCGACCTGCTGGAACGTGTCGAAGGCGACGCCGAGATCATGTCCGCCATCGACGCCCTGACTGCTGAGCGTCCCGCCATGTATATGGTCGACAGTGATAAAGGCATCACCAACCTGCATGTGCCGTCGGACGTAATCATCGACGCCTCAATGCCCGCCGTGATCCGCGCGGGCGGCAAGGGTTGGGACGCGGCTGGCAAGAAAGGCGACACCAATTGCGTGATCCCCGACCGCTGCTACGCGACCGTCTATGACGAGACGATCAACTTCTTCAAGGAAAACGGCAAGCTGGACGTGACCACCGCAGGCGCCGTTGCAAATGTGGGTTTGATGGCGCAGAAAGCCGAGGAATACGGCTCGCACCCCACCACGTTCGAGGCGCCTGCCGATGGCACCATCCGCATCGTATTGGCAAGCGGCGACACGCTGCATTCGCATGACGTTGAGGCCGGTGATATCTGGCGCGCTTGCACCGTGAAGAAGGCTCCGATTGAAAACTGGATCGAGCTTGCGATGGACCGTCAGCGCCTGACCGGTTCGGAAGCGATCTTCTGGCTGGACGCGAACCGCGCCCATGACGCCGAGCTGATCAAATATGTGAAGCCAGCGCTTGAAAAAGCCGGTGTGGCGGACAAGTTCCAGATCATGGCGCCGCGCGAAGCGACCCGCCAATCACTGGAAACCATCACGGCGGGCAAGGATTCGATTGCCATCACCGGCAACGTGCTGCGCGACTATCTGACCGACCTGTTCCCAATTTTGGAGCTTGGCACCTCGGCCAAGATGCTGTCGATCGTGAAACTGATGCAGGGCGGCGGGCTGTTTGAAACAGGTGCCGGTGGCTCTGCCCCCAAGCACGTTCAGCAGTTGGTCGAAGAAAACCACCTGCGCTGGGATTCGATGGGTGAGTTCTGCGCGCTTGGCGAAAGTCTGAATTTCCTTGCTGACGCAAAAGGCAACGCCAAAGCCGGTGTTCTGGGTCGGGCGGCCGAAGATGCCACGCAGGGTATTCTGGACAACAACCGCTCTCCCTCGCGCAAAGTGGGTGAGCCGGACAACCGCGACAGCCACTATTGGTTTGCGCGTTACTGGGCCGAAGCACTGGCTGCGCAAACAGTCGACGCCGAGATTGCGGCTGAGTTTGCACCGGTGGCAAAAGCTCTGGCCGATGGTGAAAGTACCATCTTGGCTGAAATCGCAGCCGCCCAAGGCCCAGCGGCTGACATCGGGGGTTATTACCATCCGAGCGTCGAGAAGAAAGCAAAGGTGATGCGGCCCAGCGCGACGCTGAATGCCATCATCGGCTAA
- a CDS encoding NADP-dependent malic enzyme: protein MPKAKITSEEALAFHLDPMPGKFEVTPSVPMTTQRDLSLAYSPGVAVPCESIAADPQTAYDYTNKGNLVAVISNGTAVLGLGNLGALASKPVMEGKAVLFKRFADVNSIDIELDTEDPEAFINAVKLMGPTFGGINLEDIKAPECFIIEQRLKEEMDIPVFHDDQHGTAVICAAGLMNALHLSGKKIEDCRIVLNGAGAAGIACIELIKAMGAKHDNCIVCDTKGVIYQGRKDGMNQWKSAHAANTDLRTLEEVMSGADVFLGVSVKGAVTQDMVASMADNPVIFAMANPDPEITPEEAHEVRNDAIVATGRSDYPNQVNNVLGFPYLFRGALDINARAINDEMKIACARALAELAREDVPDEVAMAYGKKLTFGRDYIIPTPFDPRLIYVVPPAVARAGMDTGVARRPIIDMDGYEQSLKARMDPTASILRGITARARKNQATMVFAEGDTPQVLRAAVQYQRNGYGRALVVGREEDVKAKLEAEGLGDAVRELRVVNAANTDHMDQYKDFLYERLQRNGFDRHDIHRLAARDRHVFASLMLAHGHGDGLITGATRKSAYILDRINHVFDARATDGAAGVTAVLNKGRIVLIADTLVHEWPEADDLANIAERAAAVARGLGLEPRVAFVSFSTFGYPVSERAEKMHEAPAILEKRGVDFEFDGEMTADVALNADVLAQYPFCRLSGPANVLVVPARHSASISVKLMQEMAGATVIGPILSGIDQPIQICSTNSTSNDILNMAVLAAARLGES, encoded by the coding sequence ATGCCCAAAGCTAAAATCACTTCGGAAGAGGCGCTTGCCTTCCATCTGGACCCTATGCCCGGCAAGTTTGAGGTTACCCCCTCGGTTCCGATGACTACGCAACGTGATTTGTCACTGGCCTACAGCCCCGGTGTTGCTGTGCCATGCGAGTCGATCGCCGCTGATCCACAGACGGCGTATGACTATACAAACAAGGGCAATCTGGTGGCTGTGATCTCGAACGGGACGGCGGTTCTGGGGTTGGGCAACCTTGGTGCGCTGGCGTCGAAACCTGTGATGGAAGGCAAGGCCGTTCTATTCAAGCGCTTTGCCGACGTGAACTCGATTGATATTGAGTTGGATACCGAAGATCCCGAGGCCTTCATCAACGCCGTGAAACTGATGGGTCCGACCTTTGGCGGCATCAACCTTGAGGACATCAAAGCGCCCGAATGTTTCATTATCGAGCAGCGCTTGAAAGAAGAAATGGACATTCCCGTCTTTCATGACGACCAGCATGGCACGGCGGTGATCTGCGCGGCAGGTCTGATGAACGCACTGCATCTTTCCGGCAAGAAAATCGAAGATTGCCGGATCGTATTGAACGGGGCCGGAGCGGCTGGGATCGCCTGTATCGAATTGATCAAAGCGATGGGCGCAAAGCATGACAATTGCATCGTTTGCGACACGAAAGGCGTTATCTATCAGGGCCGCAAGGATGGCATGAACCAATGGAAATCCGCCCACGCCGCCAATACCGACCTGCGCACACTGGAAGAGGTGATGAGCGGCGCAGATGTGTTCCTTGGCGTTTCGGTCAAGGGGGCTGTGACGCAGGATATGGTCGCCTCGATGGCTGATAATCCGGTAATTTTCGCGATGGCCAACCCGGATCCCGAAATCACGCCGGAAGAGGCGCATGAGGTGCGCAATGACGCGATCGTTGCCACCGGCCGGTCGGACTACCCCAACCAAGTGAACAACGTGTTGGGCTTTCCATACTTGTTTCGCGGTGCGTTAGACATCAACGCACGGGCCATCAACGATGAAATGAAGATCGCTTGCGCCCGCGCGCTGGCCGAGCTTGCGCGCGAAGATGTGCCGGACGAAGTTGCGATGGCTTACGGTAAGAAGCTGACCTTCGGGCGCGATTACATCATCCCTACGCCTTTTGATCCGCGCTTGATCTATGTCGTGCCGCCTGCGGTTGCACGTGCTGGGATGGACACGGGCGTTGCGCGCCGACCAATCATCGACATGGATGGCTATGAACAAAGCCTCAAGGCGCGAATGGATCCGACCGCCTCGATCCTGCGCGGGATCACAGCACGGGCGCGCAAGAATCAGGCGACAATGGTGTTTGCTGAAGGCGATACACCACAGGTGCTGCGGGCAGCGGTTCAATATCAGCGTAACGGCTATGGCCGCGCGTTGGTGGTTGGCCGAGAAGAGGATGTGAAAGCAAAGCTGGAGGCCGAGGGGCTGGGGGATGCAGTGCGCGAGCTGCGTGTGGTCAATGCCGCGAACACCGACCATATGGATCAGTATAAAGACTTTTTGTATGAGCGCTTGCAGCGCAACGGCTTTGACCGCCATGACATTCACCGGCTGGCCGCGCGTGACCGGCATGTCTTTGCCTCTCTGATGCTGGCGCATGGCCATGGGGATGGATTGATCACCGGGGCCACACGTAAGTCGGCCTATATTTTGGATCGGATCAACCACGTTTTTGACGCCCGCGCCACGGATGGCGCCGCAGGCGTCACCGCTGTATTGAACAAAGGACGGATCGTTCTAATTGCCGATACGCTGGTCCATGAATGGCCCGAAGCGGACGACTTGGCAAATATCGCCGAGCGTGCCGCCGCTGTGGCGCGCGGTCTGGGGCTTGAGCCACGCGTGGCCTTCGTCAGCTTCTCGACCTTCGGCTATCCGGTGTCGGAGCGGGCTGAAAAAATGCACGAAGCGCCTGCGATTCTGGAGAAGCGTGGCGTTGATTTCGAGTTTGACGGCGAGATGACCGCCGATGTCGCTCTGAACGCCGATGTGTTGGCGCAATATCCGTTCTGCCGCCTGTCGGGCCCTGCGAATGTTTTGGTGGTTCCAGCGCGGCATTCGGCATCGATCTCGGTCAAGCTGATGCAGGAAATGGCAGGCGCGACGGTGATTGGCCCGATCCTGTCGGGCATTGATCAGCCGATCCAGATTTGTTCAACTAACTCGACGTCGAATGATATTCTGAACATGGCGGTGTTGGCGGCAGCACGGTTGGGCGAAAGCTAG
- the galE gene encoding UDP-glucose 4-epimerase GalE, translated as MAQKILLTGGAGFIGSHTYVALKNAGFDAVILDNFSNARRDVTDRLEVITGTPVTCIEGDVLSESLLDRIFADHDIAAVIHFAAQKAVGESVEKPLEYLNTNIAGLYALLRSMRRAEVFRLVFSSSATVYGQPDHLPVNETAGRSFNNPYGFTKLVCEQSLEQIAASDDRWAFGVLRYFNPVGAHETGLIGEDPNDIPNNLVPYIAKVATGELARLSVWGNDYDTPDGTGIRDYIHVMDLAKGHVQSLDALLTSGAGHVVNLGTGTGYSVLEVLQAYERACGHTLPYRIAPRRAGDVACVYGDTRLAKQILGFKAELGLDEMCASSWNWVARRKNT; from the coding sequence GTGGCACAAAAGATCTTACTCACAGGCGGTGCGGGGTTCATTGGATCTCATACATATGTCGCGCTGAAAAATGCGGGCTTTGATGCGGTCATCCTGGACAACTTTTCAAACGCGCGGCGCGATGTAACGGACCGGCTAGAGGTAATCACCGGCACGCCCGTAACCTGCATTGAAGGTGATGTACTGAGCGAGTCATTGCTGGACCGTATTTTCGCCGATCACGACATCGCCGCTGTCATTCACTTCGCGGCACAGAAGGCGGTGGGGGAAAGTGTCGAAAAGCCGCTGGAATATCTGAATACCAACATAGCCGGGCTGTATGCCCTGCTAAGGTCGATGCGGCGCGCCGAAGTGTTCAGGTTGGTCTTTTCGTCTTCGGCCACGGTCTATGGCCAACCCGACCATCTGCCGGTCAACGAGACCGCGGGGCGCAGTTTCAATAACCCCTATGGCTTTACCAAGCTGGTCTGCGAACAATCGTTAGAACAGATCGCCGCATCAGATGACCGCTGGGCCTTTGGGGTGTTGCGCTATTTTAATCCGGTGGGCGCACATGAAACCGGCCTGATCGGCGAAGACCCAAATGACATTCCGAACAACCTTGTCCCCTATATCGCCAAGGTCGCGACCGGAGAGTTGGCTCGGCTTTCCGTCTGGGGCAACGATTACGACACGCCTGACGGCACCGGCATTCGCGACTATATCCATGTGATGGATTTGGCGAAAGGCCATGTGCAATCACTTGATGCGCTGCTGACGTCGGGAGCGGGGCACGTGGTAAATCTTGGCACCGGTACCGGTTACTCAGTGCTTGAGGTGTTGCAAGCCTATGAACGAGCCTGTGGCCACACGCTACCTTACCGGATCGCGCCGCGCCGCGCCGGCGATGTCGCCTGTGTTTACGGTGATACCCGGTTGGCCAAACAAATCCTGGGTTTCAAGGCGGAATTGGGTCTGGATGAGATGTGCGCGTCAAGCTGGAACTGGGTCGCGCGTCGCAAAAACACCTGA
- the mutS gene encoding DNA mismatch repair protein MutS, which yields MMAQFLEIKKGYPDALLFYRMGDFYELFFDDAVAAAAALDIALTKRGKHLDQDIPMCGVPVHSAEGYLLTLIRKGFRVAVCEQMENPAEAKKRGAKSVVKRDVVRLVTPGTLTEESLLDARRHNFLAAYNEVRDDAALAWVDISTGAFRVMPCNRTRLSPELARLAPRELVVCDDLSAELDELVSESGAAGTDLGRAAFDSTSAEKRLLELFKVGSLDAFGTFSRAEIGAMGAIVEYLDITQKGKLPLLRPPVREMAHGTMQIDAATRRNLELTHSLSGGRDGSLLSVVDRTATAGGGRLLERRLSSPSCDLAEIRARLDGVTFFKEASRLTEDVRAALRKVPDIDRALSRLGLDRGGPRDLVAIRSGVAAAADIATMLSDQDLPDNLSGAASALTGHDALSHLLNEALVTEPPLLVRDGGFIAPGYDPDLDEARQLRDEGRGVIAGMQAQYAEHTGISSLKIKHNNVLGYFIETTATHAQKMLGAPLSEHYIHRQTTANAVRFTTVALSDMETKILNAGNRALEIEKRLYSTLVAEVLTQATEIANTARALAELDVAAGFATLARSENWTAPKVDDSRVFDVQAGRHPVVEAALKRSGDPFVANDCRLSDGERDADIWLLTGPNMAGKSTFLRQNALIALLGQSGSYVPAKSAHIGIVSQLFSRVGASDDLARGRSTFMVEMVETAAILNQANDRALVILDEIGRGTATYDGLSIAWATLEHLHDVNQCRALFATHYHEMTQLAAKLEGVENATIAVKEWEGDVVFLHEVRKGAADRSYGVQVAKLAGLPDSVIARANTVLEALEKGEREGTGQKAVIDDLPLFAATPAPVQTVACGPSDVELTLADIQPDGLSPIEALNLLYQLKEKLGGQ from the coding sequence ATGATGGCGCAGTTTCTTGAGATCAAGAAAGGCTATCCCGACGCGCTTCTGTTCTATCGCATGGGCGACTTTTACGAGCTGTTCTTCGACGACGCCGTTGCCGCCGCCGCCGCGCTGGACATCGCACTGACCAAGCGCGGCAAGCATCTGGACCAGGACATTCCGATGTGCGGCGTGCCTGTTCATTCTGCCGAAGGTTATCTTCTGACCCTGATCCGCAAAGGGTTCCGCGTCGCCGTTTGCGAACAGATGGAAAACCCGGCCGAGGCCAAGAAGCGTGGCGCAAAATCCGTGGTGAAGCGTGACGTTGTTCGGCTGGTCACACCCGGCACATTGACCGAGGAAAGCCTGCTGGACGCACGCCGCCATAACTTCCTCGCAGCTTATAACGAAGTGCGCGATGACGCAGCGCTGGCGTGGGTCGATATCTCGACGGGTGCGTTTCGCGTGATGCCCTGCAATCGCACGCGACTGTCCCCCGAACTGGCCCGTTTGGCCCCGCGCGAATTGGTGGTCTGTGACGATCTCAGCGCGGAATTGGATGAATTAGTCTCTGAATCCGGCGCGGCTGGCACCGATTTGGGGCGGGCAGCCTTCGACAGCACCAGCGCGGAAAAACGTCTGTTGGAGCTGTTCAAGGTCGGATCCCTGGACGCCTTTGGCACCTTCTCTCGTGCCGAGATTGGCGCGATGGGCGCCATCGTCGAATACCTCGACATCACGCAGAAAGGGAAACTGCCGCTGCTGCGTCCTCCGGTTCGCGAAATGGCACATGGCACGATGCAAATCGACGCCGCCACCCGGCGCAATCTGGAGCTGACTCACAGCTTGTCCGGCGGGCGGGACGGGTCGCTGTTGTCCGTGGTCGACCGGACCGCGACGGCAGGTGGCGGCCGGCTGCTGGAGCGGCGACTGTCCAGCCCCTCTTGCGATCTGGCGGAGATCCGTGCGCGGCTGGATGGCGTGACATTCTTCAAAGAGGCATCTCGGTTGACCGAAGATGTCCGGGCCGCGCTGCGCAAGGTGCCCGACATCGACCGCGCCTTGTCGCGCCTTGGATTGGATCGTGGCGGTCCACGCGATCTGGTCGCAATTCGCAGCGGGGTCGCCGCGGCGGCAGACATCGCCACGATGCTTTCGGATCAGGATTTGCCCGACAATCTTTCCGGCGCAGCAAGCGCGCTGACCGGGCATGACGCACTATCTCACCTTTTGAATGAGGCCCTGGTCACAGAGCCGCCCCTTCTGGTCCGCGACGGCGGGTTCATCGCGCCGGGGTACGACCCTGATCTGGACGAAGCGCGTCAACTTCGCGACGAGGGGCGCGGCGTGATCGCGGGTATGCAGGCGCAATATGCGGAACATACCGGCATCAGCAGTCTGAAGATCAAGCACAACAATGTGCTTGGCTATTTCATCGAGACAACCGCCACCCACGCGCAGAAGATGCTCGGCGCGCCACTGTCAGAACACTATATTCATCGTCAAACCACCGCCAATGCGGTGCGGTTCACCACGGTCGCGCTCAGCGATATGGAAACCAAAATTCTGAACGCAGGAAATCGGGCGCTGGAGATCGAAAAGCGTCTCTATTCGACCTTGGTTGCGGAAGTATTGACCCAAGCCACCGAGATCGCGAACACCGCCCGCGCCTTGGCTGAGCTGGATGTGGCGGCAGGTTTTGCAACGCTCGCTCGGTCTGAAAACTGGACCGCGCCGAAAGTGGATGACAGCCGCGTCTTCGATGTGCAGGCCGGGCGCCACCCCGTGGTCGAAGCCGCATTGAAGCGGTCCGGCGATCCATTCGTCGCCAATGATTGTCGTTTGTCCGACGGTGAGCGAGATGCCGATATCTGGCTGCTGACCGGTCCCAATATGGCCGGTAAGTCGACCTTTCTACGGCAGAACGCATTGATCGCCCTATTGGGACAGAGCGGCAGTTATGTACCTGCGAAGTCTGCCCATATTGGCATTGTGTCACAATTGTTCAGCCGCGTTGGTGCATCGGACGACTTGGCACGCGGGCGCTCGACCTTCATGGTGGAAATGGTTGAAACCGCCGCAATTCTGAACCAAGCCAACGACAGGGCGCTGGTCATACTGGACGAAATCGGACGCGGCACCGCTACCTATGACGGCTTGTCGATTGCCTGGGCCACGCTGGAACATCTGCACGATGTAAACCAATGTCGTGCCCTGTTCGCCACACATTATCACGAGATGACGCAGCTTGCCGCCAAGCTGGAAGGCGTGGAAAACGCAACAATCGCCGTGAAAGAGTGGGAGGGCGACGTCGTCTTCCTGCACGAGGTGCGCAAAGGCGCGGCGGACCGGTCCTATGGGGTTCAGGTCGCCAAGTTGGCCGGCCTGCCAGACAGCGTAATCGCCCGCGCCAACACGGTTCTGGAGGCGCTGGAAAAAGGCGAGCGCGAAGGCACCGGGCAAAAGGCCGTGATCGACGATCTTCCCTTGTTTGCGGCCACACCCGCTCCGGTGCAAACCGTCGCATGTGGCCCGTCAGACGTCGAGCTGACCCTGGCCGACATTCAACCCGACGGGCTAAGCCCGATAGAGGCGTTGAACCTGCTTTATCAGCTTAAGGAAAAACTAGGCGGCCAATAG
- a CDS encoding nucleotide exchange factor GrpE — MADAKNDAVENLETAIEELMTEEVEIDLTEEDPVDELAALRAERDEFKDRFMRALADAENTRKRGERDRREAEQYGGSKLARDMLPVYDNMKRALEAAGDAGDGAKALVEGVELTMRSLLNIFEKHGIRLLSPEIGEKFDPEVHEAMFEAPVPGSKAGDIIQVMGEGFMLHDRLLRPAQVGVSSTPK, encoded by the coding sequence ATGGCTGACGCAAAGAATGATGCAGTAGAGAACTTGGAAACGGCAATCGAAGAGCTGATGACCGAGGAAGTAGAGATTGATTTGACCGAGGAAGACCCGGTTGACGAGCTGGCCGCCTTGCGCGCCGAACGGGATGAATTCAAGGACCGTTTCATGCGGGCTTTGGCGGATGCCGAGAATACCCGCAAGCGTGGCGAACGTGATCGCCGCGAAGCCGAGCAGTATGGTGGATCGAAGCTGGCACGCGATATGCTGCCTGTGTACGACAACATGAAGCGCGCGCTAGAGGCTGCAGGCGATGCGGGTGATGGTGCCAAGGCGCTGGTCGAAGGTGTCGAGCTGACGATGCGGTCGCTTTTGAACATTTTTGAGAAACACGGCATTCGCCTGTTGTCACCTGAGATTGGTGAAAAGTTCGACCCTGAAGTGCATGAGGCGATGTTCGAAGCCCCGGTGCCCGGCTCCAAGGCCGGTGATATCATTCAGGTGATGGGCGAAGGCTTCATGCTGCATGATCGTCTACTGCGCCCCGCGCAGGTGGGCGTTTCGTCGACGCCGAAATAA
- the hrcA gene encoding heat-inducible transcriptional repressor HrcA has protein sequence MEDRHELMNDMNARSREVFRSVVESYLSTGAPVGSRTLTRALTEKVSAATIRNVMQDLEFMGLLDSPHVSAGRIPTELGLRMFVDGLLEVSNLDQGDRQKIDETVGKTDNNINNMMDRVGSALSGITAGASLVLTPKHEAPIKHIEFVSLGADRALVVLVFADGHVENRVFTPPTGQTPSSMREAANFLNALAEGRTISELQTIVTREIKKRRQELDVLAQDLVESGAALWENEGQPYERLIVRGRSNLLAEDAEAADLEKIKTLFDDLERKRDIAEFLELADQGEGVRIFIGSENKLFSLSGSSLVVSPYMNADRKIIGAVGVIGPTRLNYGRIVPIVDYTAQLIGKMISDRR, from the coding sequence ATGGAAGACCGTCACGAACTGATGAACGATATGAACGCCCGCTCACGCGAAGTGTTTCGAAGCGTTGTCGAAAGCTACCTGAGCACGGGGGCGCCTGTGGGCTCGCGCACGCTGACTCGTGCGCTGACTGAAAAAGTCAGCGCGGCGACCATTCGCAACGTGATGCAGGACCTCGAATTTATGGGGCTTTTGGACAGCCCGCATGTCTCGGCTGGGCGCATCCCGACCGAACTTGGCCTGCGCATGTTCGTGGATGGGCTGCTGGAAGTGTCTAATCTGGATCAGGGCGACCGTCAGAAGATTGATGAAACAGTGGGAAAAACAGACAATAATATCAATAATATGATGGATCGTGTTGGATCTGCGCTGTCTGGGATCACCGCTGGGGCCAGTCTGGTTCTAACACCAAAGCATGAAGCCCCGATCAAGCATATTGAGTTTGTATCGCTGGGTGCTGACCGCGCCTTGGTGGTGCTGGTGTTTGCTGATGGGCATGTCGAAAACCGCGTGTTCACCCCGCCGACCGGGCAAACCCCATCCTCCATGCGCGAAGCTGCGAATTTTCTGAATGCTCTGGCCGAAGGCCGCACGATTTCAGAGCTTCAGACCATTGTGACGCGAGAGATCAAGAAGCGACGGCAGGAATTGGACGTTCTGGCGCAGGATCTTGTCGAAAGCGGTGCGGCGTTGTGGGAGAATGAAGGCCAACCTTACGAGCGTTTGATCGTGCGAGGGCGGTCGAATCTGTTGGCGGAAGATGCCGAGGCTGCCGATCTTGAGAAGATCAAAACCCTGTTTGACGACCTTGAACGCAAGCGCGACATCGCAGAATTCCTTGAATTGGCCGATCAGGGCGAAGGAGTTCGCATTTTTATTGGGTCTGAGAACAAACTTTTCTCACTTTCGGGTTCCTCTTTGGTGGTTTCACCATATATGAACGCTGATCGAAAGATCATTGGTGCGGTTGGGGTCATCGGGCCCACACGATTGAACTATGGGCGGATTGTGCCCATCGTTGATTACACCGCGCAATTGATCGGCAAGATGATCTCGGATCGAAGGTAG
- the rph gene encoding ribonuclease PH, with protein sequence MRPSGRNLDQMRPISIETGITKHAEGSCMIRIGDTHVLCTASLEERVPPFLRNSGKGWVTAEYGMLPRSTGSRMRREAASGKQGGRTVEIQRLIGRSLRAGIDLVALGERQITVDCDVIQADGGTRCAAITGGWVALRLAVNKLLKATDISTDPLMDPVAAVSCGIYAGQPVLDLDYPEDSEAGVDGNFVLCGPKLIEVQMSAEGSTFTRDQMNELMDLADKGVSELVVAQLEATA encoded by the coding sequence ATGCGCCCGTCAGGTCGGAATCTAGATCAAATGCGCCCGATTTCAATTGAGACCGGGATCACAAAGCACGCAGAGGGGTCCTGCATGATCCGCATTGGCGACACCCATGTGTTATGCACCGCATCCCTTGAAGAGCGTGTGCCGCCTTTTCTGCGCAATTCCGGAAAGGGCTGGGTGACGGCAGAATACGGAATGCTGCCACGGTCCACTGGGTCGCGGATGCGTCGCGAAGCTGCCTCTGGCAAGCAAGGCGGACGCACGGTTGAAATTCAGCGCCTGATCGGCCGGTCGCTGCGCGCGGGCATCGACCTTGTGGCCTTGGGTGAACGCCAGATCACCGTCGATTGCGATGTCATACAAGCCGATGGCGGCACCCGCTGCGCTGCGATCACCGGTGGTTGGGTTGCGCTGCGGCTGGCGGTTAACAAGCTGCTGAAAGCCACGGACATCTCCACCGATCCACTAATGGATCCGGTCGCCGCGGTATCTTGCGGCATTTATGCAGGTCAGCCGGTGCTGGATCTAGACTATCCCGAAGATTCAGAAGCTGGCGTGGACGGCAATTTTGTCCTCTGCGGCCCGAAACTGATCGAGGTTCAGATGTCTGCCGAGGGCTCCACCTTCACCCGCGATCAGATGAACGAGCTGATGGATCTCGCTGACAAAGGTGTATCCGAACTGGTTGTGGCTCAGCTTGAGGCAACCGCCTAA